CGAGCATGCTGGAAAACGCCCTGCCGTAGAGGTCCCAGACGGCCACAAACAACGCGGCTATGATCGGACCGATGAACAGGCCGATCCCACCGAATAACGACAGCCCGCCTATGATGCCAAGCAAGACGAGCAGATCCGGCATCTGGATGTCTTTCCCAACGAGCCGCGGCCGGGCCAGATTATCGGCCAGGCCGACGACAATCATACACCAGACGGCCAGCCCTATGCCGGCGCCGATTTTGCCCGTCGCGATGAGGTAGATCACGCCCGGAATCCACACGATGGCGGCGCCCAGCAGGGGGATGATCGACATGACAGCCATCACCGTCCCCCAGAACACGGCGCCTCCGATGCCGGCGACGGCAAACGCCACGCCGGCCAGGCCACCCTGCATGATCCCGATCAAAAGGGCACCCCACAGGCTGGCGCGGGTCACGGATACAAATTTTTCGACCAGCAGCCGCTTGTCTCCATCCCGCATCGGAATGTAGTGGAGGATCTGGTCCAGCAGGGACTTGCCATCGATCAAAAAAAAGAACATGGCATACAGCATGATGCCAATGTGCAGGAAAAAAATCGCCGTCCCCGTCGTGACGGTTGCTATATTCAGAATGACGAAGTCGCCCATGCGCTGGACGGCATCGCCGAGTCGAACCAGGATTTCCGACTCGTAGGGTTCGATATACTCGGCGAACGGAAGTCGATCCACCCAGTCCCTGATGACATTCGGCTGTTGGAGCAGTTGCTCGATGCCGGGGCGGATCGTGGTGAGGATATTGGCCGCTTCAGCCGCCACGATGCCCAGGAAAGCGGTGATCGGGATGACGAGGAGGAGCAGGACGATGAGGATGGTCAGCAACGATGCGGGCGTCCGCCGGCCACCCACGCGTCGCAGCATCC
The genomic region above belongs to Rhodothermales bacterium and contains:
- a CDS encoding AI-2E family transporter produces the protein MEPTPLLFRRTFLLLLVIGITLLFLRMIDQYLITLLMAAIFTAMAHPLYVWMLRRVGGRRTPASLLTILIVLLLLVIPITAFLGIVAAEAANILTTIRPGIEQLLQQPNVIRDWVDRLPFAEYIEPYESEILVRLGDAVQRMGDFVILNIATVTTGTAIFFLHIGIMLYAMFFFLIDGKSLLDQILHYIPMRDGDKRLLVEKFVSVTRASLWGALLIGIMQGGLAGVAFAVAGIGGAVFWGTVMAVMSIIPLLGAAIVWIPGVIYLIATGKIGAGIGLAVWCMIVVGLADNLARPRLVGKDIQMPDLLVLLGIIGGLSLFGGIGLFIGPIIAALFVAVWDLYGRAFSSMLEKQPATATPAQNVSTTASSYGDTPPAT